The Labilithrix sp. nucleotide sequence CGCCGGCAACGATCCGGATTCAGGCAACGAGCCCGACGCGAGCACCGAGCCCGATGCGAGCACCGAGCCTGATGCGAGCACCGAGCCCGATGCGAGCACCGAGTCCGATGCCAGCACGCAGGACTCCAGCACCGTCAACCCCGGCGAAAACTGCGGCATCGAGAGCGGCACGTACACGCTCCACTTCACGAGCGCGACCGGCGGTCAGTTCTGCATCGCGCCGCCCGACCAGCAGCAGGTGATCGACACCAACCAGAGCGGCGGCAACAACTTCGACGCCGGGCCGGGCTGCGTGGGCGAATGGGACTTCGTGCAATGCACGCAGCACCTCGTGTGCACGCAGACGTCGAGCGGGATCACCTCGACCGTCACCAACTTCACGTCGTGGACGCCGACGACGATCAGCGGCACGCAGCACGTCGTGACGGACGGTCCCTTCCCGCTCGACTGCAACTACACGTACACGTTCACGAAGAACTGAGCTCAGTCCTCGAGCCAGTCGGTGAGCGGCACGACGCGGAGGTTCTTGTCCTCCGCGCCGGCCAGCACCGCGCGCAGCGCAGCGACGCCGGCGGGCTCGTGATCGTCCCGCTCGGCGGCGTCGTGCAACAGCACGATCGCCCCGTCCTCGAGCCGCGCCGTGATGCGCGCCGCGACCTTCGCCGCCTTCGCGCGCGCGATGCCGTCGTAGCCCGCGACCGACCAGCCCACGATCGTGAGGTCGAGCTGGTCGGCGGCGCGCACGATGGCCGGGCTCGTGTGCCCGATCGGCGGGCGGAAGAGCGTCGGGCGCTTCTTCGTCACCTCCTCGATCGTGGCGACCGCGCGCGCGAGGTCGTCCTTCACGCGCTTCGTCCCGCGCAAGGCGAAGAGGCGATCGTGCGTGAAGCCGTGGACGCCGACCTCGTGCCCGCGCCGGACGATCTCGCGCACGACCTCCGGATGCTGCTTCACCTTGCGGCCGATGACGAAGAACACCGCCTTCGCGCCGTGCTCGTCGAGGACGTCGAGCACGCGCGGCGTGTGCTTCGGATCGGGCCCGTCGTCGAACGTGAGGACGATCCCGTTCGCGTCCTTCGGCCCCTGCACGATCGCGTCCGCGAACATGCGCAGCCGAACGACGAAGACACCGGCGAGCACGAGCCCGACGTAGAGCCCCCCCGCCCCGATCGCGACCCAGAGCTCGGGCGCCCCATGCAGGACGGACCACACGGAGAAGAGGATCCCCCCCAGCGTCGCGGCAAGAAGCAACGCACGCGCGAGGGGCATCAACTCAACGTCGGGGGCTTCGCCCCCGACACCCCCACCCCAGACACGGCCCTCGCGCTGCGCGCTCGGGTTGCTTCGCAACCGCTTGCGCGGCCGCTTCTAGGGCCCCTTTGCGTTTGCGGCGGCGCGAGGGCGGGGCTCCGCTCGTCTCGTGTTGCGGGCGCGAAGGGTGGGGCCGACGCGGGGGAGCCTGTCATTGCGTTAGCGGCGTTTTTTGGCGGGGGTCGCTTCTTCCTCTTCGTCCTCTGCGGCTTCCTCTTCTTCGGCGACGCGGAGCTTCTTGCCCGATGCCTTCGTGTCCTTCGCGCCGTCCTTCTTCTTTGCGTCGGCCTCGGGGTCGCCGCCCGTGTTGTCGAGCTCGAAGAAGGCGGCGAGGACGCCGGCGATGAGCGGGAGCGAGGCGGCGGGGAGCCAGCCGAGCTCGGCGTGGCCCGCGTTCATCGAGCTCAGGTTGATGTCGGCGTGGACCCACTGGCGGAGCGCGAACATGCCGCCGAGCGCGAGGAGGCCGCCGAAGAACGCCTTGAGCCCCGCCTCGATCTTCCCGTCCGCGGACCAGATCGGCTTGCCCGCGACGAGGCCCGTGACGACGCCGGTGACGATCGCGCTCAGGTACGCGAGGACGGGCCCGAACGTCACGATGTGAAGCACCTGGATGAGGACGGCGGCGACGACCGCGCCGATCAAGGCTCCGAGGAAGAGCCCGATGAACAACCGCTTAAGCATCGGGACATTCGAGTCTATCCCGCCGCCGCACGAATACGAAGCGCGAGCTTCGTCCGGCGCTCCTCGCGGCGCTGTTCCCCGAGCGCTATCTTCACCGCCCGCGGATCCGCGACGAGGACGACGAGCCGCTTGCCGCGGGTGACCCCGGTATAAACCAGGTTCTTCGACAACATCACGAAATGCGCAGTGAGGAGCGGGATCACGACCGCGGGGTACTCGGAGCCCTGTGACTTGTGCACTGTGCACGCATACGCGAGGGTGAGCTCGTCGAGGGAGCGCCCGTCGTAGGGCACCTCGCGCGTCTCGTCGAAGCGGACCGTGAGCGAGTCCTCCTCCGTGTCCACCGTCGAGACGATGCCGACGTCGCCGTTGTAGACGTTCTTGTCGTAGTCGTTCCGGAGCTGCATGACCTTGTCGCCGACGCGGAAGGTCGTCCGCCCGCGCTGGAGGCCGGCGCCGCCCGGGTTGAGCACGCTCTGGAGCGCCTCGTTCAGCGCCATCGTCCCCACCCCGCCGCGGTTCATCGGCGTGAGCACCTGCACGTCGCGCACGGGGTCGAGGCCGAAGCGCCGCGGGATGTGCTTCGTCACGAGGTCGATGACGGCCTTGAGCGCCTCCTCCGGCTCGCGCTTCTGCATCACGAAGAAGTCGGCGTCCTCGCCCTTCTCGGGGACGATCGGCATCTCGCCGCCGTTGATGCGGTGCGCGTTCTGGACGATGAGGCTCTCCTCCGCCTGGCGGAAGATCTTCACCAGCCGCACGCACGGCACCACGCCGGACGTGATCGCGTCGCGCAGCACCGAGCCGGGTCCGACGCTCGGCAGCTGGTCGACGTCGCCGACGAGGATGAGCCGCGCGCCGTCGGGGACCGCCTGCGTCAGCGCGTCCGCCATCCACACGTCGACCATCGAGCTCTCGTCGACGACGAGCGCGCCGCCGTCGACCGGGCGCTTCGCGTCGCGCTTGAACGAGCTCGTCTTCGGATCGAACTCGAGGAGGCGATGGAGCGTCATCGCCTCCTTCCCCGTCGCCTCGCTCATCCGCTTCGCCGCGCGCCCCGTCGGCGCGGCGAGCCGCGCGACGACGCCGGCGCGCTCGAACACGCCGAGGATCGCCTTCACGATCGTCGTCTTGCCGACGCCGGGACCGCCGGTGATGACGAGGAGCGGACAGCGCGCCGCCTGCGTCACCGCGAGCCGCTGCTCCTCGGCGAGCACGGTGCCGGTCTCCTTCTCGAAGCGCTCCACCGCGTCGTCGAAGCCGCGGAGCGCACGCGCCTCCGCCCGCGCCAGCGCCGCGAGGCGCCCCGCGAGCCGCACCTCCGTGTCGTGCATCCGCGTCTCGTAGATCGACGCGGTCCCGCGCGCCGCCACGCGCGCGAGCCCGCCCTCCTCCTCCGCGACGACGTGGCCCGACGCCCGCACCGCCTCGAGCGCGCTCTCGACGTGCGCGATCGTGTCCATGCTCGGCTCGCCGTCGTCGCTCACGAGCCGCGCCGCGCGCAGGACGAGCTCCTCCGCGACGATGAAAGAGTGGCCGTTCTCGGTCGCGTCGCGCAAGGATTGCAGGAGCGCGGCCTGCATGCGCTGCGGCGAGTCCTTCGCGATCCCGAGCTCGCTCGCGATCTTGTCCGCGGTGCGGAAGCCGATCCCCCACACGTCGATCGCGAGGCGGTACGGATCGCTCGACACGATCGCGACCGCCTTCGCGCCGTAGCGCTTGAAGATGCGCGCGGCGAGGTGGACGCTCGCGCCGTGGGCCTGGAGGAACACCATCACGTCGCGGATCGCGCGCTGCTCGGTCCACGCCTGCGCGAGCTGCTCCGCGCGCGTGCGGCCGAGGCCGGAGACCTCACGCAAGCGATGCGGCTCCTCGTCGAGCACGCGGAGCGTGTCGAGCTTGAAGTGCTGGACGATGCGCTGCGCGGTGACCTGGCCGATGCCCCTGATCATCCCGGAGCCGAGGTAGCGCTCGATCCCGGCGAGCGTGGTCGGCGCGAGCTCCGTCACGCTCGTCGCGCGCAGCTGCTCGCCGTGCTGGCGGTCGACCTCCATCACCCCGCGCGCGCGGATGCGTGCGCCGGCGCCGACGCGCGGGAAGAGGCCGACGATCGTGAGCCGATCGCGACGTCCGGAGACGTCGACCTTGACGACGCGGAAGCCGGTCTCGTTGTTCTCGAAGGTGACGACGGCGACGTCGCCCTCGATCGCGACCTCTTTCGCCGACGCCGTCAGTGCGACTTCGTCTTGATGTTGAGGACGAACTTGCCCTTCGTCGCCGACCCGTAGCCGGCGTTCATCACGATGAGCGTGCTGTTGGCGGGCACGCGCACGTTGTCGACGCCCGCCCAGTGGCCGGCGCCGTCGACGGCGCAGATGTTCGCCAGCTTCGAGCAGTCGTCGACGTACTCGGTGTGGCACATCTTCCACTCGTCGTCCGTCGCCGGCGGCTGATCGCGGAGGTACGTGTGGATCGTCGTGTCGACGGAGGTGCCGACGCTCGAGTGCCAGATCTGGACGATCGCGTCGGTCGAGCTCGGGTTCACGAGCTTCACCGGGAACACCGTCACCGACGTGAGCCACGCGTTGCG carries:
- a CDS encoding ATP-dependent RecD-like DNA helicase, translating into MPHRVRRRLLEAGEHLRRRRRRPLGGRRQRARARQQHAHRDERRLRVGDEGQVRPQHQDEVALTASAKEVAIEGDVAVVTFENNETGFRVVKVDVSGRRDRLTIVGLFPRVGAGARIRARGVMEVDRQHGEQLRATSVTELAPTTLAGIERYLGSGMIRGIGQVTAQRIVQHFKLDTLRVLDEEPHRLREVSGLGRTRAEQLAQAWTEQRAIRDVMVFLQAHGASVHLAARIFKRYGAKAVAIVSSDPYRLAIDVWGIGFRTADKIASELGIAKDSPQRMQAALLQSLRDATENGHSFIVAEELVLRAARLVSDDGEPSMDTIAHVESALEAVRASGHVVAEEEGGLARVAARGTASIYETRMHDTEVRLAGRLAALARAEARALRGFDDAVERFEKETGTVLAEEQRLAVTQAARCPLLVITGGPGVGKTTIVKAILGVFERAGVVARLAAPTGRAAKRMSEATGKEAMTLHRLLEFDPKTSSFKRDAKRPVDGGALVVDESSMVDVWMADALTQAVPDGARLILVGDVDQLPSVGPGSVLRDAITSGVVPCVRLVKIFRQAEESLIVQNAHRINGGEMPIVPEKGEDADFFVMQKREPEEALKAVIDLVTKHIPRRFGLDPVRDVQVLTPMNRGGVGTMALNEALQSVLNPGGAGLQRGRTTFRVGDKVMQLRNDYDKNVYNGDVGIVSTVDTEEDSLTVRFDETREVPYDGRSLDELTLAYACTVHKSQGSEYPAVVIPLLTAHFVMLSKNLVYTGVTRGKRLVVLVADPRAVKIALGEQRREERRTKLALRIRAAAG
- a CDS encoding polysaccharide deacetylase family protein, which gives rise to MPLARALLLAATLGGILFSVWSVLHGAPELWVAIGAGGLYVGLVLAGVFVVRLRMFADAIVQGPKDANGIVLTFDDGPDPKHTPRVLDVLDEHGAKAVFFVIGRKVKQHPEVVREIVRRGHEVGVHGFTHDRLFALRGTKRVKDDLARAVATIEEVTKKRPTLFRPPIGHTSPAIVRAADQLDLTIVGWSVAGYDGIARAKAAKVAARITARLEDGAIVLLHDAAERDDHEPAGVAALRAVLAGAEDKNLRVVPLTDWLED